In one window of Caldanaerobius fijiensis DSM 17918 DNA:
- the purN gene encoding phosphoribosylglycinamide formyltransferase → MNRVVVLVSGSGTNLQSIIDNVNSGYLNIDIAAVISDRPGAYALERARLNGIEAICIPRKELGKQNFDRKLLETVEAFKPDLVVLAGFLTILSSEFVERFQGKIINIHPSLIPSFCGKGYYGERVHKAAIDYGVKVSGCTVHFVDAGTDTGPIIFQQAVEVKDDDTPETLARRILEHEHRLLPKAIKYFFEGRLKIRGRKVYISQS, encoded by the coding sequence ATGAATAGGGTAGTAGTTTTGGTTTCGGGCAGTGGCACAAACCTCCAGTCCATTATTGATAACGTCAATTCTGGTTATCTGAATATAGATATAGCAGCGGTTATATCGGATAGGCCCGGCGCGTATGCTCTGGAACGGGCACGGCTAAACGGTATAGAGGCCATTTGCATACCCAGGAAGGAGCTGGGCAAGCAGAATTTTGACCGTAAGCTTTTGGAAACTGTAGAAGCTTTTAAACCGGACCTGGTGGTGCTGGCGGGATTTTTAACTATACTGAGCAGTGAATTTGTTGAGAGATTTCAAGGAAAGATCATCAATATTCATCCATCTCTTATACCGTCTTTTTGTGGCAAGGGTTATTATGGTGAAAGGGTACACAAAGCGGCTATAGATTATGGTGTGAAAGTGAGCGGTTGCACCGTACACTTTGTAGATGCGGGAACGGATACAGGACCTATAATATTTCAGCAAGCGGTAGAGGTAAAAGACGATGATACCCCTGAAACCCTTGCCAGAAGGATACTAGAACACGAACATCGATTGTTGCCAAAAGCTATTAAATATTTTTTTGAGGGAAGATTAAAGATTCGGGGCAGAAAGGTATATATATCACAGTCGTAA